CCGCCGCGGTCCGCGACTTCCAGGTCACCACCCCGGGCGGGAAGGTCGGCACGTTCGTCGGCTGGGCCGAGATGGGCTCGACCGGCGGCGGGAAGAACAACAAGACCGGCTGGGCAGCCACCCTGCACATCAACGGTCGCATCGTCTGGGACGCCTGATGGGCGAGTTCGTCGACTTCGACCAGGCGTGGGCCGAGCAGGCCGCCAACGCCCCGACGTTCAAGGCGTTCGGGCGGACGTTCACCCTGCCGATCTCGCCGCCGCTCAAGCTCACGCTGCTGGCCATGCGGGCAGCCCAGCGGGCCGACGCCGAAGCCGAGGTGGACGAGACGACGGTGCTGGACTCCGCCGCCGCGCTGGTCGGCCGCGACACCGTCAAGGAGCTGCTCGACGCGGGCATCTCCATGGACCAGCTCGGGGACGTCGTCCGGTTCGCCATGGAGTCCTACTCGAAGCGGTCCGCGGGCAGGGCCGACACGGGCCCTCCGACGGCGGGGACGGAGCAGCCCGAGCCGTCCTCGCCCACTGGCGATACCTCGAATCCGACTTCCAGCGGGAGTACCGACTGGATCTCGTGAAGGAGATGGACGTCATGTCGACCCGCCGGTTCTCGGTCCTGCTCACCGGACTGTCGACCGGCGCGACGTGGCGTCAGGCGGCCCGTGACGACCTGAGGGCCCTACAAAACCCGGCAGAAGCGGAAGCGGCGTTCCTCGCCGCATTCGGAGGCTGAGACGATGAGAGGAGGCATGTCGTGGCGCTGACCGTTGGCGAGCTGACGGCCTTCCTCACCCTCGACGACTCCGACTTCGACCGCGGGGTCGACAAAGCCGACTCGAAGTTCGGGAGCTTCGCCGCCGGCCTCGGCAAGGCCGCGCTGGCCGGCGTCGCCGTGGCCGGAGCTGCAGTCGCCGGATTCGCCGCCGTCGGGGTGAAGGAGTTCGCCTCGTTCGAGCGCGGCATGAACGAGGTCTTCACCCTCCTCCCCGGCGCGTCGGCCGACGCCATGGGGAAGATGGAGAAGGACGTCCGCAAGTTCGCGGTCGAGATGGGCGTCACCACCGACAAGGTCGTCCCTGCGCTCTACCAGTCGCTCTCTGCCGGTGTGCCGCCCGACAACGTGTTCGCGTTCCTCGAGGTGGCCCAGAAGGCCGCTGTCGGTGGCGTCACCCAACTCGAAACAGCGGTAGACGGGATCACGTCGGTCGTAAACGCCTACGGCGCCGAGGTCATGGACGCCGGCCGGGCCTCGGACCTGATGTTCACCGCCGTGAGGCTGGGCAAGACGAACTTCGAGGAGCTGTCCGGGTCGCTCTACAACGTCCTGCCCACCGCGAGCGCGCTCGGGGTGGGGTTCGAGGACATCACCGCCGCAATGGCGCAGATGACCGCGCAGGGTGTGCCGACCTCGGTGGCAACCACGCAGATGCGGCAGCTGCTGGTTGAGCTGTCGAAGGAGGGCGGCAAGGCGTCCGACTCGTTCAAGGAGATCGCCGGGGTCGGGTTCGCCGAGTTCATCGCCCAGGGCGGCAACGTCGCTGACGCGCTCGACATCATGCAGCAGGCGGCCGATAACAACGGCGTCGCGTTGCAAGACATGTTCGGATCCGTGGAGGCCGGTAACGCCGCGCTCGCGCTCGCGTCCGACGGCACCGACGACTACCGGGCCGCCCTGGCCGAGATGGCCGAGTCTGCTGGCGCGACCGAGCAGGCGTACGACCAGATGAACCAGGGCCTGGAACGCGCCCGGGAACGCATCGGTGCGCTCTGGGGCGAGCTCAAGCTGCAGGTCGGCGAGCTCCTCGCCCCGTACATCCAGGCGGCGGCGGAGTCCATGATCGAGTCGATCATGTCGTTCGTGACCGGCTGGCAGCAGGGCGCGACCGAGGTCGGCCGCAACGTCAACGAGATCATCGGTGGCGCCCAGGCGATGGGATCTCAGGCTCGTGAGGCGTTCGACACGGTCAAGACCTGGTGGGACGAGAACGGGCCCGTCATCCGTGAGCGGTTCCAGCAGGTGATGGACAAGTCCGTCGAGATGGGCCAGGCGCTCAAGGTGTGGTGGACCGAAACGGCCAAGCCTGCGGTCGACGAGTTCTTGGCCGTCATCAGCGAGCATTGGCCACGGATCGAGGGCATCTGGAACAACCTGGCCACGGTGGTCACCGCTGCGGGGGACGTCATCAGCAATGTGCTCGAGCTGATGCGCCGCGAGCACGACGTCACGGCGGACACCGCAGACGCGGCCGCCGGCAGGACTGTCACGTCGTTCGAACGGCTGGTCGGTGCGGGCGAGTGGGCTTCGTCGAACCTGTCGACGTCGATGGAGGTCCTGGCCGGCGCTATTGATCGCGACTCGGACCGGGTGATTCGGGCGCTGCACAATGCCACGGACGGTGGGTTCACCCGGTTCACCACCGAGTCGGCACGGCAGATGGTGCTGTTCAAGCGGGACATCGAGGAGCGGGTCGGCGAGGTCGTCGGGTTCTTCCGTGCCCTGCCCGGCCGGATCGTGGCGGCGTTCGGCAATGCCGGCGATCTCCTGCGCGGGATCGGCCGACAGATCATCGACGGTCTCACCGCCGGGATGCGTGATGCCTGGAGCAACGCGCGGGACTGGTTGTCCGGACTTGGCGGCCAGATCCGCAATCTGAAGGGCCCGATCGAGAAGGACCGGGTCCTGCTGACCGACATCGGGCGCGAGATCATCGGCGGTCTCGGCCGCGGTATGGAAGACGAGTGGCGGCAGGTTGAGCGGCTGCTGGGGACGATGACGGCGGAGATCCCGCTGACTGTGGACGCCGGCGCGGTCGCTGCGGCGGCAGGTGGACGGGTGCCAGGCGCGGTTCTCGGCGGCGAGCGGGTCATCGAGGTGCACCACCACCAGCCCATCCATGTGACCGGCACCATGATGGACCCGGAGGGTGTGGTGCGGGCGCTGGAGACGGCGACTCGCCGATCC
The sequence above is drawn from the Egicoccus sp. AB-alg2 genome and encodes:
- a CDS encoding phage tail tape measure protein, with translation MNEVFTLLPGASADAMGKMEKDVRKFAVEMGVTTDKVVPALYQSLSAGVPPDNVFAFLEVAQKAAVGGVTQLETAVDGITSVVNAYGAEVMDAGRASDLMFTAVRLGKTNFEELSGSLYNVLPTASALGVGFEDITAAMAQMTAQGVPTSVATTQMRQLLVELSKEGGKASDSFKEIAGVGFAEFIAQGGNVADALDIMQQAADNNGVALQDMFGSVEAGNAALALASDGTDDYRAALAEMAESAGATEQAYDQMNQGLERARERIGALWGELKLQVGELLAPYIQAAAESMIESIMSFVTGWQQGATEVGRNVNEIIGGAQAMGSQAREAFDTVKTWWDENGPVIRERFQQVMDKSVEMGQALKVWWTETAKPAVDEFLAVISEHWPRIEGIWNNLATVVTAAGDVISNVLELMRREHDVTADTADAAAGRTVTSFERLVGAGEWASSNLSTSMEVLAGAIDRDSDRVIRALHNATDGGFTRFTTESARQMVLFKRDIEERVGEVVGFFRALPGRIVAAFGNAGDLLRGIGRQIIDGLTAGMRDAWSNARDWLSGLGGQIRNLKGPIEKDRVLLTDIGREIIGGLGRGMEDEWRQVERLLGTMTAEIPLTVDAGAVAAAAGGRVPGAVLGGERVIEVHHHQPIHVTGTMMDPEGVVRALETATRRSRREFGPVV